In Oryza brachyantha chromosome 2, ObraRS2, whole genome shotgun sequence, a single window of DNA contains:
- the LOC102719555 gene encoding aspartic proteinase 36-like, giving the protein MAARGARDRAGTTPRASSLLLCLVLLLALSAAAEAAEEATPSGVFEVRRKFTRHGGGGEGHLSALREHDGRRHGRLLAAVDLPLGGSGLATGTGLYFTRIGIGTPAKGYYVQVDTGSDILWVNCVSCDGCPRKSNLGIELTMYDPRGSGSGQLVTCDQDFCVENYGGVLPTCTTSSPCQYSITYGDGSSTAGFFITDFLQYNQVTGDGQTTPANASVTFGCGAKLGGDLGSSNLALDGILGFGQSNSSMLSQLAAAGKVQKKFAHCLDTVNGGGIFAIGNVVQPKVKTTPLVPNMPHYNVNLKGIDVGSTTLQLPTDTFDSSNSKGTIIDSGTTLAYVPEVVYTSMMAAVFDKHKDISLQKSQDFDCFQYSGSVDDGFPVITFRFEGDVSLTVSPHDYLFQNGKNLYCVGFQNGGLQSKDAKNMVLLGDLVLSNKLVLYDLENQVIGWTDYNCSSSIKMNDEKTGSTYTVNAHNLSSGCEFQWHKSLLLLLATTVISYLML; this is encoded by the exons ATGGCGGCGCGCGGTGCCCGTGATCGTGCTGGTACCACTcctcgcgcctcctccctgctCCTCTGCCTCGTCCTGCTGCTCGCGCTGTCGgctgcggcggaggcggcggaggaggccacCCCCTCGGGGGTGTTCGAGGTGCGGCGCAAGTTCAcgcgacacggcggcggcggggagggccaCCTCTCGGCGCTCCGGGAGcacgacggccgccgccatggccgtctgctcgccgccgtcgacctccccctcggcggcagcggcctCGCCACCGGCACCGG GCTCTACTTCACGCGGATTGGGATCGGCACGCCGGCGAAGGGCTACTACGTGCAGGTGGACACCGGCAGCGACATACTCTGGGTCAACTGCGTCTCCTGCGACGGCTGCCCGCGCAAGAGCAACCTTGGG ATTGAGCTGACGATGTACGACCCGAGGGGGTCGGGGAGCGGGCAGCTGGTGACCTGCGACCAGGACTTCTGCGTCGAGAACTACGGCGGCGTGCTGCCTACGTGCACCACTTCATCGCCGTGCCAGTACAGCATCACGTACGGAGACGGGAGCTCCACGGCCGGGTTCTTCATCACCGACTTCTTGCAGTACAACCAGGTGACCGGCGATGGTCAAACCACGCCGGCCAATGCGAGCGTCACATTCGG GTGTGGTGCTAAGCTAGGCGGGGATTTGGGGTCGTCAAACCTGGCCCTTGATGGGATTCTTGGATTTGGTCAATCGAATTCTTCGATGCTGTCACAGCTCGCTGCCGCGGGAAAAGTTCAGAAGAAGTTTGCTCATTGTCTGGACACTGTAAATGGTGGAGGGATTTTCGCTATCGGGAATGTGGTTCAACCAAAAGTGAAGACAACACCGTTGGTGCCCAACAT GCCACACTACAATGTCAACCTGAAAGGAATTGATGTTGGTAGTACCACACTACAACTTCCAACAGATACTTTCGATTCAAGTAACAGTAAAGGTACCATCATTGATAGTGGGACAACATTAGCGTATGTCCCAGAGGTGGTTTATACGTCTATGATGGCTGCG GTATTTGATAAGCATAAGGACATATCCTTACAGAAGTCCCAAGACTTCGATTGCTTCCAATATTCTGGAAG TGTAGACGATGGATTTCCTGTAATTACTTTTCGTTTTGAGGGAGATGTTTCACTGACTGTTTCGCCGCATGATTATCTTTTCCAAAATGgg AAAAATTTGTATTGTGTGGGGTTCCAAAACGGTGGGTTACAATCCAAGGATGCCAAAAATATGGTGCTTTTGGGAG ATCTGGTGCTTTCAAATAAACTGGTTCTTTATGACTTGGAAAATCAAGTTATTGGGTGGACAGATTACAACT GTTCCTCAAGCATTAAGATGAATGATGAAAAGACCGGATCAACCTACACAGTTAATGCACATAATCTCTCCTCCGGCTGTGAATTTCAGTGGCACAAATCCTTGCTTTTGTTGCTagcaacaacagttatcagcTATTTAATGTTGTAA